In Quercus robur chromosome 10, dhQueRobu3.1, whole genome shotgun sequence, a genomic segment contains:
- the LOC126703535 gene encoding uncharacterized protein LOC126703535, producing MEEFSGSSIPSSSALPCPSESGLFSKPRTAQAIDYKLAALKHRLQALKNQRGKGGEKSELSLDLLLSSMPEKRKTAVLKLRSAMLQAQRNQELRDGIKSELPSVSSKVMTENIPTNDQINLIFSTRKQREPVFYNFLATMEKKDREPQISEAKLSKTKNQQELEEISTELRLGYGPNRINQKRKSLENFASNVSLASQDCEISKRKKVNGHEVLKEESHRGASLDGFEDTCVIRKRVEASYSNEQWVRLFLETDLVKKHVLTELEQKYIEDFITKYGVQVVVWDFDTKSEHQLIFKQRTNGSNVFVEDWTKEFVIRRELKEGDVIGLFWDKSNSRFNFSILKRNFCRESSHN from the coding sequence ATGGAAGAATTTTCAGGTTCCTCCATACCCAGTTCATCTGCATTACCGTGCCCATCAGAGTCGGGTTTATTCTCTAAACCCAGAACTGCACAAGCTATTGACTATAAACTTGCTGCTTTGAAGCATAGGCTACAAGCCCTGAAAAACCAACGAGGAAAAGGAGGAGAAAAGAGTGAACTTTCTTTggatttattgctttcttctatgccagagaaaagaaaaacagccGTGTTGAAGCTAAGGAGTGCTATGCTACAAGCCCAGCGAAACCAAGAACTAAGAGATGGCATAAAGAGTGAACTTCCATCGGTTTCTTCCAAGGTCATGACAGAGAATATCCCAACTAATGATCagattaatttgattttttctaCGAGGAAACAAAGAGAACCTgtcttttataattttcttgctACGATGGAAAAGAAAGATCGCGAACCTCAGATCAGTGAAGCAAAACTATCTAAGACCAAGAACCAGCAAGAACTGGAAGAGATTTCAACAGAATTGAGGTTGGGTTATGGTCCTAATCGCATCAACCAAAAGAGGAAATCACTTGAAAACTTTGCTAGCAATGTCTCTCTCGCGTCTCAAGATTGTGAAataagcaaaagaaagaaagttaatGGCCATGAAGTTTTAAAGGAAGAAAGTCATAGAGGTGCTTCATTGGACGGCTTTGAGGATACTTGCGTTATAAGGAAGAGGGTTGAGGCAAGCTATAGTAACGAGCAATGGGTGAGGCTCTTTTTGGAGACAGACTTGGTAAAGAAGCATGTTTTGACTGAGTTagaacaaaaatatattgaagATTTCATAACTAAGTATGGGGTACAAGTGGTTGTTTGGGATTTTGATACCAAGTCTGAGCATCAATTGATCTTCAAACAGAGAACAAATGGGAGCAATGTCTTCgttgaagattggaccaaggaATTTGTTATAAGGAGGGAACTAAAAGAAGGTGATGTGATTGGACTTTTTTGGGATAAAAGCAATTCAAGATTCAATTTTAGCATTCTCAAGCGAAATTTCTGCAGAGAATCCTCCCACAACTAG
- the LOC126702400 gene encoding uncharacterized protein LOC126702400: protein MAGKFDKQADFYLNGRPTYPTEWYSMLAALTPHHSLAWDVGTGNGQAAIGIAEHYEQVVGTDVSEAQLKLAMPHPRIRYLHTPLSMTDDELVALIGGENSVDLITVATAVHWFELPKFYSLVTRLLRKPGGVIAVWAYKGIVVSPIFDPIMKRFYDTTLPYWEPKIESVFDDYKTLPFPFESVGIGCEGKPQQLDIPQEVSFEKFLNMLRSWSPVNTAKDQGVDLLSESVVKELESAWGGPTLIRSITYKGFMLAGKVKL, encoded by the exons ATGGCTGGCAAGTTTGACAAGCAAGCTGATTTTTACTTGAATGGTAGGCCAACTTATCCAACCGAGTGGTACTCTATGCTGGCTGCTCTCACTCCTCACCACTCTTTAGCTTGGGATGTTGGCACCGGCAATGGCCAAGCTGCTATTGGT ATTGCAGAGCATTATGAGCAAGTAGTTGGAACCGATGTGAGTGAGGCTCAGTTGAAACTTGCAATGCCACACCCTCGCATTCGATATCTCCACACTCCATTATCCATGACAGATGATGAATTAGTGGCCTTGATTGGAGGAGAAAATTCAGTTGATTTGATTACTGTGGCCACAGCTGTCCACTGGTTTGAGCTCCCAAAGTTCTACTCCCTAGTGACACGGCTTCTAAGAAAGCCAGGAGGTGTAATTGCTGTTTGGGCTTATAAAGGCATAGTAGTTAGTCCCATTTTTGATCCCATAATGAAGCGTTTTTATGACACAACTCTTCCCTATTGGGAACCAAAAATAGAAAGTGTATTTGATGATTATAAGACACTTCCATTTCCTTTTGAAAGTGTAGGTATAGGATGTGAGGGGAAACCACAACAACTAGATATACCACAAGAGGTGTCATTTGAGAAATTCTTGAATATGTTAAGGTCATGGTCTCCAGTAAATACAGCCAAAGACCAAGGTGTTGATTTGTTATCAGAAAGCGTGGTTAAAGAACTTGAAAGTGCTTGGGGAGGACCTACATTGATCAGATCAATAACCTATAAGGGCTTTATGCTTGCTGGAAAAGTtaagctttaa